From a single Maylandia zebra isolate NMK-2024a linkage group LG3, Mzebra_GT3a, whole genome shotgun sequence genomic region:
- the LOC111500697 gene encoding CST complex subunit CTC1 isoform X5: protein MNGKRREHGGDGQREDINRRRTGSCLKAVSGSLSAGGETGTRSEDMDPLQELLDRVKPSTEAESLWLKNIFTSISEHLSPVVCSSAPSQTGNHGDLSLFNLSMCAVQAIQQQMCVAHSLPVSYRLLSVSQLVSQQHLACVSNLSWSTNQQRAWAREAELAVPGQRALPRVNLLLIGCLREGPDGEYRLTDASGSVMCECLSLSPRWLDRPVFLPHWNYIPHNASGQEEAAGFLELIGSPVLLCPGAEQGLAAAPGRVELSGAVGVGEAGRLLRHRVKGQRLSVFGEVGSVCPLLAVAGTTFFCFTLTDESRSLPVLVQDSSRLSWIQRVCVGQSVCVTALRVCALRGWRGNNILCVTKRSELHADYTHTQEHTQEHTHSESLLSQPAEDDCEEAEHEEVELDQSAVRIKQSKVISYQGTVTEVVSEGAGLYVLDGKVGLCVAYQPAAKRRLRAGDRVELHHAHFLYRPCPDFPPSMLCTCLRSSLRVTAFSRAGGSPPDNRCPGDGALPRLLLQRNTDVSDYLWTCHLSSQLAHSLVQGVWRQQCVCLLSWRLMETLSRAGGRGRRDIYAEMLDEPHTCPVTQYSVSSAVRQYLGVSELLEPRQTGCWSSAPLSSLLPPDGSNLTSAQINGFLSWSCRTLSSEPRGGDAVRQRPLLLVGVLELPSQTSEFKHSMQLRDAAGAAACVLTESSEEEEGAQRAVFNSAWIGCLVGVVQFTMVTERFLQSDFPSYQHLDQDRFITHKHCRVYLQFSLDHLHILSPSVAMETHLRHKGEEPGGDVTARKQTVEEEEETAGSKRRRRGEEEANSGNPWPCVSMVIRVEQKEGVSWRNTGAEAEDQEAGLRLCFSVKAAVIGPVVSWRRDPKNEPMTEKESEQKQERKVVLVFSGVCTRWFPVLQPGCFYRLIAANTQDPSVLIGCGVSERSGVDLHAESTLQVRRGWRFHTLTRPLLLPTCRQAVPPTVLSVSEVLDCSSELVCFQGVVSERISVNNRTAHSGHTHSGVRLTLCDQAGRSLQVYLDLSHTPYPPGLLPGNTLLLSGFQRRLSRTGSVYCTYLPVSSITVVSLGDTSSAQPPPPAPIMHLGEWALSSKQRCAVGQVKGHVVCFLFLQLQWSCSLCGSVYTQGCSSSQCHSTSSVFQSKAKLVIDDGTGEAHVCFSAALVPALLGLADAQWEGLQRALRVRGHIRVFPRGQSQILEHPHKLRMWKKMNFSSHSLGYIIHVILDPQKTLIYFCVSHICLSKSKIDVSREEATMIKPV from the exons ATGAACGGTAAGAGGCGGGAACACGGGGGCGACGGTCAGAGGGAGGACATCAACAGGAGGAGGACCGGAAGCTGTTTGAAAGCCGTGAGCGGGAGTTTGTCAGCAGGGGGAGAAACCGGCACCCGGAGCGAAGACATGGACCCCCTGCAGGAGCTCCTGGACCGGGTCAAGCCCAGCACCGAGGCG GAGTCCCTGTGGTTAAAGAACATCTTCACCTCCATCTCTGAACACCTGAGTCCTGTGGTGTGTAGCTCCGCCCCCTCGCAGACAG GTAACCACGGTGACCTCAGCCTCTTCAATCTGAGCATGTGTGCGGTGCAGGCGATCCAGCAGCAGATGTGTGTGGCCCACAGCTTACCTGTCAGCTACAG GCTGCTGTCCGTCTCCCAGCTCGTCTCCCAGCAGCACCTGGCCTGCGTCAGCAACCTGTCCTGGAGCACCAATCAGCAGAGAGCCTGGGCCAGGGAGGCGGAGCTCGCCGTGCCGGGTCAGAGGGCGCTGCCGAGGGTCAACCTGCTGCTGATTGGCTGTCTGAGAGAAGGCCCTGACGGAGAGTACAGGCTGACGGACGCCAGCGGCAGCGTCATGTGTGAG TGCCTGTCTCTCTCGCCCCGGTGGCTCGATCgtcctgttttcctccctcACTGGAACTACATCCCCCACAATGCATCGGGCCAGGAAGAGGCCGCAGGCTTCTTGGAGCTGATTGGCTCCCCTGTCCTGTTGTGTCCTGGTGCTGAGCAGGGATTGGCTGCTGCTCCTGGAAGGGTGGAGCTAAGCGGAGCGGTGGGAGTCGGAGAGGCCGGCAGGCTGCTGAGGCACAG ggtcaaaggtcagcggCTGAGCGTGTTCGGAGAGGTGGGCTCAGTTTGCCCTCTGCTGGCCGTGGCAGGAACGACCTTCTTTTGCTTCACGCTGACGGATGAGTCGCGCTCGCTGCCCGTGCTCGTACAG gacagCAGCCGGCTCAGCTGGATCCAGCGTGTGTGTGTCGGGCAGAGCGTGTGTGTGACAGCTCTACGTGTGTGTGCGCTACGAGGCTGGAGAGGAAACAACATCCTGTGTGTGACGAAGCgctccgagctgcacgccgactacacgcacacacaggaacacacacaggaacacacacactctgagtcCCTGCTGTCACAGCCTGCCGAGGACGACTGTGAGGAGGCGGAGCATGAGGAGGTGGAGCTGGACCAATCAGCTGTGAGGATAAAGCAATCCAAAGTCATCAGCTACCAG GGCACGGTGACTGAGGTTGTGAGTGAGGGGGCGGGGCTCTACGTGCTGGATGGGAAGGTGGGTCTGTGCGTGGCCTATCAGCCGGCGGCGAAGAGGAGGCTGAGGGCGGGAGACAGAGTGGAG TTGCATCACGCCCACTTCCTGTACCGGCCCTGCCCGGACTTCCCTCCCAGCATGCTTTGCACCTGCCTGCGCTCCAGCCTGAGGGTGACGGCCTTCAGCAGGGCGGGAGGCTCGCCACCCGACAACCGCTGCCCGGGAGATGGGGCGTTACCACGGTTACTgctgcagagaaacacagatGTGTCCGATTACCTGTGGACCTGTCACCTAAGCTCGCAGCTGGCACACAG TCTGGTCCAAGGTGTGTGGAGGCAGCAGTGTGTGTGCTTGCTGTCCTGGAGGCTGATGGAGACTCTGAGCAGAGCTGGAGGACGAGGACGCAGAGACATCTACGCTGAGATGCTGGACGAGCCTCACACCTGTCCTGTGACGCAG TACAGCGTGTCCTCGGCGGTCCGGCAGTACCTCGGTGTGTCGGAGCTCTTGGAGCCCCGTCAGACTGGCTGCTGGTCTTCGGCCCCTCTGAGCTCTCTGCTGCCCCCTGATGGCTCCAACCTGACCTCCGCCCAGATCAACGGGTTCCTGTCCTGGTCTTGCAGAACTCTGTCCTCCGAGCCTCGGGGTGGAGACGCTGTGAG gcagcgccccctgctgctGGTCGGCGTGCTGGAGCTGCCGTCACAGACGTCTGAGTTCAAACACTCGATGCAGCTCAGAGACGCCGCGGGAGCTGCAGCCTGCGTGCTGACGGAGAgcagcgaggaggaggagggagcgcAGAGGGCGGTCTTTAACAGCGCCTGGATCG gttGTCTGGTGGGTGTGGTGCAGTTCACCATGGTGACAGAGAGATTCCTCCAATCAGATTTCCCCTCCTACCAACACCTGGACCAGGACAGGttcatcacacacaaacactgcag GGTTTACCTGCAGTTCTCTCTGGACCACCTGCACATCCTGAGTCCATCTGTTGCCATGGAGACACACCTGAGACACAAGGGGGAGGAGCCAGGAGGGGATGTCACTGCCAGGAAGCAgacagtagaagaagaagaagagactgCTGGgagtaagaggaggagaagaggagaagaagaagccaACTCCGGCAACCCCTGGCCCTGTGTCTCCATGGTGATCAGGGTGGAGCAAAAGGAGGGTGTGTCCTGGAGGAATACAGGGGCGGAGGCAGAGGATCAGGAGGCAGGGCTGAGACTGTGCTTCTCAGTGAAAGCTGCTGTGATTGGTCCAGTGGTCAGCTGGAGGCGGGACCCAAAGAATGAGCCaatgacagagaaagaaagtgaaCAAAAGCAGGAGAGAAAG gtggtGCTGGTGTTCTCAGGTGTGTGTACGCGGTGGTTTCCTGTCCTCCAGCCTGGATGTTTCTACAGACTCATCGCTGCTAACACTCAG GATCCCagtgttctgattggctgtggaGTTTCTGAGCGCAGTGGGGTGGATCTCCACGCTGAGTCGACCCTACAAGTCAGACGTGGTTGGAGATTCCACACTCTGACACGCCCACTGCTGCTGCCCACCTGCAGACAG GCCGTCCCACCCACAGTCTTGTCCGTCTCAGAGGTCTTAGACTGCAG ctcaGAGCTGGTGTGTTTTCAGGGTGTGGTGTCTGAAAGGATCAGTGTGAACAACAGGACCGCccactctggacacacacactcag gtgtgcgTCTCACTCTTTGTGACCAAGCTGGGAGGAGTCTGCAGGTGTACCTGGACTTAAGCCACACCCCCTACCCACCTGGCCTGTTGCCGGGTAACACTCTGCTGTTGTCTGGTTTCCAGAGGAGGCTGtccag gacaGGAAGTGTGTACTGCACGTACTTACCTGTCAGCTCCATAACTGTGGTCTCCCTGGGAGACACCAG CTCGGCccagcctcctcctcctgctcccatCATGCACCTGGGTGAGTGGGCTCTGAGCAGCAAGCAGAGGTGCGCTGTGggacaggtcaaaggtcacgtgGTGTGTTTCCTGTTCCTGCAACTGCAGTGGAGCTGCTCGCTGTGTGGCAGCGTGTACACACAG ggcTGCAGCAGCTCTCAGTGTCACTCGACCTCGTCAGTGTTTCAGTCCAAAGCAAA GCTGGTGATCGATGACGGGACAGGTGAGGCTCACGTCTGCTTCTCAGCTGCTCTGGTTCCTGCTCTGCTGGGATTGGCTGATGCTCAGTGGGAGGGGCTTCAGAGAGCActcagggtcagaggtcacatcAGAGTCTTCCCTCGTGGGCAGAGCCAG ATACTGGAACATCCTCACAAACTCAGGATGTGGAAGAAGATGAACTTTTCCAGTCACTCGCTGGGATACATCATTCATGTTATTCTGGATCCTCAGAaaacattgatttatttttgtgtttcacaTATTTGTTTGTCCAAATCAAAGATTGATGTTAGTAGAGAAGAAGCCACCATGATAAAGCCTGTGTGA
- the LOC111500697 gene encoding CST complex subunit CTC1 isoform X6, with protein sequence MNGKRREHGGDGQREDINRRRTGSCLKAVSGSLSAGGETGTRSEDMDPLQELLDRVKPSTEAESLWLKNIFTSISEHLSPVVCSSAPSQTGNHGDLSLFNLSMCAVQAIQQQMCVAHSLPVSYRLLSVSQLVSQQHLACVSNLSWSTNQQRAWAREAELAVPGQRALPRVNLLLIGCLREGPDGEYRLTDASGSVMCECLSLSPRWLDRPVFLPHWNYIPHNASGQEEAAGFLELIGSPVLLCPGAEQGLAAAPGRVELSGAVGVGEAGRLLRHRVKGQRLSVFGEVGSVCPLLAVAGTTFFCFTLTDESRSLPVLVQDSSRLSWIQRVCVGQSVCVTALRVCALRGWRGNNILCVTKRSELHADYTHTQEHTQEHTHSESLLSQPAEDDCEEAEHEEVELDQSAVRIKQSKVISYQGTVTEVVSEGAGLYVLDGKVGLCVAYQPAAKRRLRAGDRVELHHAHFLYRPCPDFPPSMLCTCLRSSLRVTAFSRAGGSPPDNRCPGDGALPRLLLQRNTDVSDYLWTCHLSSQLAHSLVQGVWRQQCVCLLSWRLMETLSRAGGRGRRDIYAEMLDEPHTCPVTQYSVSSAVRQYLGVSELLEPRQTGCWSSAPLSSLLPPDGSNLTSAQINGFLSWSCRTLSSEPRGGDAVRQRPLLLVGVLELPSQTSEFKHSMQLRDAAGAAACVLTESSEEEEGAQRAVFNSAWIGCLVGVVQFTMVTERFLQSDFPSYQHLDQDRFITHKHCRVYLQFSLDHLHILSPSVAMETHLRHKGEEPGGDVTARKQTVEEEEETAGSKRRRRGEEEANSGNPWPCVSMVIRVEQKEGVSWRNTGAEAEDQEAGLRLCFSVKAAVIGPVVSWRRDPKNEPMTEKESEQKQERKVVLVFSGVCTRWFPVLQPGCFYRLIAANTQDPSVLIGCGVSERSGVDLHAESTLQVRRGWRFHTLTRPLLLPTCRQAVPPTVLSVSEVLDCSSELVCFQGVVSERISVNNRTAHSGHTHSGVRLTLCDQAGRSLQVYLDLSHTPYPPGLLPGNTLLLSGFQRRLSRTGSVYCTYLPVSSITVVSLGDTSSAQPPPPAPIMHLGEWALSSKQRCAVGQVKGHVVCFLFLQLQWSCSLCGSVYTQGCSSSQCHSTSSVFQSKAKLVIDDGTGEAHVCFSAALVPALLGLADAQWEGLQRALRVRGHIRVFPRGQSQLRLLTPYC encoded by the exons ATGAACGGTAAGAGGCGGGAACACGGGGGCGACGGTCAGAGGGAGGACATCAACAGGAGGAGGACCGGAAGCTGTTTGAAAGCCGTGAGCGGGAGTTTGTCAGCAGGGGGAGAAACCGGCACCCGGAGCGAAGACATGGACCCCCTGCAGGAGCTCCTGGACCGGGTCAAGCCCAGCACCGAGGCG GAGTCCCTGTGGTTAAAGAACATCTTCACCTCCATCTCTGAACACCTGAGTCCTGTGGTGTGTAGCTCCGCCCCCTCGCAGACAG GTAACCACGGTGACCTCAGCCTCTTCAATCTGAGCATGTGTGCGGTGCAGGCGATCCAGCAGCAGATGTGTGTGGCCCACAGCTTACCTGTCAGCTACAG GCTGCTGTCCGTCTCCCAGCTCGTCTCCCAGCAGCACCTGGCCTGCGTCAGCAACCTGTCCTGGAGCACCAATCAGCAGAGAGCCTGGGCCAGGGAGGCGGAGCTCGCCGTGCCGGGTCAGAGGGCGCTGCCGAGGGTCAACCTGCTGCTGATTGGCTGTCTGAGAGAAGGCCCTGACGGAGAGTACAGGCTGACGGACGCCAGCGGCAGCGTCATGTGTGAG TGCCTGTCTCTCTCGCCCCGGTGGCTCGATCgtcctgttttcctccctcACTGGAACTACATCCCCCACAATGCATCGGGCCAGGAAGAGGCCGCAGGCTTCTTGGAGCTGATTGGCTCCCCTGTCCTGTTGTGTCCTGGTGCTGAGCAGGGATTGGCTGCTGCTCCTGGAAGGGTGGAGCTAAGCGGAGCGGTGGGAGTCGGAGAGGCCGGCAGGCTGCTGAGGCACAG ggtcaaaggtcagcggCTGAGCGTGTTCGGAGAGGTGGGCTCAGTTTGCCCTCTGCTGGCCGTGGCAGGAACGACCTTCTTTTGCTTCACGCTGACGGATGAGTCGCGCTCGCTGCCCGTGCTCGTACAG gacagCAGCCGGCTCAGCTGGATCCAGCGTGTGTGTGTCGGGCAGAGCGTGTGTGTGACAGCTCTACGTGTGTGTGCGCTACGAGGCTGGAGAGGAAACAACATCCTGTGTGTGACGAAGCgctccgagctgcacgccgactacacgcacacacaggaacacacacaggaacacacacactctgagtcCCTGCTGTCACAGCCTGCCGAGGACGACTGTGAGGAGGCGGAGCATGAGGAGGTGGAGCTGGACCAATCAGCTGTGAGGATAAAGCAATCCAAAGTCATCAGCTACCAG GGCACGGTGACTGAGGTTGTGAGTGAGGGGGCGGGGCTCTACGTGCTGGATGGGAAGGTGGGTCTGTGCGTGGCCTATCAGCCGGCGGCGAAGAGGAGGCTGAGGGCGGGAGACAGAGTGGAG TTGCATCACGCCCACTTCCTGTACCGGCCCTGCCCGGACTTCCCTCCCAGCATGCTTTGCACCTGCCTGCGCTCCAGCCTGAGGGTGACGGCCTTCAGCAGGGCGGGAGGCTCGCCACCCGACAACCGCTGCCCGGGAGATGGGGCGTTACCACGGTTACTgctgcagagaaacacagatGTGTCCGATTACCTGTGGACCTGTCACCTAAGCTCGCAGCTGGCACACAG TCTGGTCCAAGGTGTGTGGAGGCAGCAGTGTGTGTGCTTGCTGTCCTGGAGGCTGATGGAGACTCTGAGCAGAGCTGGAGGACGAGGACGCAGAGACATCTACGCTGAGATGCTGGACGAGCCTCACACCTGTCCTGTGACGCAG TACAGCGTGTCCTCGGCGGTCCGGCAGTACCTCGGTGTGTCGGAGCTCTTGGAGCCCCGTCAGACTGGCTGCTGGTCTTCGGCCCCTCTGAGCTCTCTGCTGCCCCCTGATGGCTCCAACCTGACCTCCGCCCAGATCAACGGGTTCCTGTCCTGGTCTTGCAGAACTCTGTCCTCCGAGCCTCGGGGTGGAGACGCTGTGAG gcagcgccccctgctgctGGTCGGCGTGCTGGAGCTGCCGTCACAGACGTCTGAGTTCAAACACTCGATGCAGCTCAGAGACGCCGCGGGAGCTGCAGCCTGCGTGCTGACGGAGAgcagcgaggaggaggagggagcgcAGAGGGCGGTCTTTAACAGCGCCTGGATCG gttGTCTGGTGGGTGTGGTGCAGTTCACCATGGTGACAGAGAGATTCCTCCAATCAGATTTCCCCTCCTACCAACACCTGGACCAGGACAGGttcatcacacacaaacactgcag GGTTTACCTGCAGTTCTCTCTGGACCACCTGCACATCCTGAGTCCATCTGTTGCCATGGAGACACACCTGAGACACAAGGGGGAGGAGCCAGGAGGGGATGTCACTGCCAGGAAGCAgacagtagaagaagaagaagagactgCTGGgagtaagaggaggagaagaggagaagaagaagccaACTCCGGCAACCCCTGGCCCTGTGTCTCCATGGTGATCAGGGTGGAGCAAAAGGAGGGTGTGTCCTGGAGGAATACAGGGGCGGAGGCAGAGGATCAGGAGGCAGGGCTGAGACTGTGCTTCTCAGTGAAAGCTGCTGTGATTGGTCCAGTGGTCAGCTGGAGGCGGGACCCAAAGAATGAGCCaatgacagagaaagaaagtgaaCAAAAGCAGGAGAGAAAG gtggtGCTGGTGTTCTCAGGTGTGTGTACGCGGTGGTTTCCTGTCCTCCAGCCTGGATGTTTCTACAGACTCATCGCTGCTAACACTCAG GATCCCagtgttctgattggctgtggaGTTTCTGAGCGCAGTGGGGTGGATCTCCACGCTGAGTCGACCCTACAAGTCAGACGTGGTTGGAGATTCCACACTCTGACACGCCCACTGCTGCTGCCCACCTGCAGACAG GCCGTCCCACCCACAGTCTTGTCCGTCTCAGAGGTCTTAGACTGCAG ctcaGAGCTGGTGTGTTTTCAGGGTGTGGTGTCTGAAAGGATCAGTGTGAACAACAGGACCGCccactctggacacacacactcag gtgtgcgTCTCACTCTTTGTGACCAAGCTGGGAGGAGTCTGCAGGTGTACCTGGACTTAAGCCACACCCCCTACCCACCTGGCCTGTTGCCGGGTAACACTCTGCTGTTGTCTGGTTTCCAGAGGAGGCTGtccag gacaGGAAGTGTGTACTGCACGTACTTACCTGTCAGCTCCATAACTGTGGTCTCCCTGGGAGACACCAG CTCGGCccagcctcctcctcctgctcccatCATGCACCTGGGTGAGTGGGCTCTGAGCAGCAAGCAGAGGTGCGCTGTGggacaggtcaaaggtcacgtgGTGTGTTTCCTGTTCCTGCAACTGCAGTGGAGCTGCTCGCTGTGTGGCAGCGTGTACACACAG ggcTGCAGCAGCTCTCAGTGTCACTCGACCTCGTCAGTGTTTCAGTCCAAAGCAAA GCTGGTGATCGATGACGGGACAGGTGAGGCTCACGTCTGCTTCTCAGCTGCTCTGGTTCCTGCTCTGCTGGGATTGGCTGATGCTCAGTGGGAGGGGCTTCAGAGAGCActcagggtcagaggtcacatcAGAGTCTTCCCTCGTGGGCAGAGCCAG CTCCGTCTGCTCACACCTTACTGCTGA